CTACAGAGATATGATGTCAGAGTACTGTTGAAAACGCATTTCTCGTGCTGCCGTCTGACGTTCTCTGAAATACTGCATCTCGCCACTTCGATAAACCTATTTTTTTCCCAACGAGGAGCAAGATCACCTAATTGGCAAAAAAACAATAATGAATCACTAGGTGCCAAAGTAGGAACGTTACCCTGCTCCTCTTGGAAGGATTGATTTCTAAGCAGTGATATGTGTCTCCAAAGACATCGGGGAGCTTGGGTTCGTAGAACGGCTTGCAGCTGGCACATCACCATAATCTATTGGTACAAGACAGCAAGGAAGGACAACTCAGGCTCAAACAAATAATGGAAACACAAGTACAAATCTGCATAAAACGCACATGCTGCAATGCCAAAGCCTGTGTGCTATGGCTGAGGAGTCCTGCATGCATGAGGAGCCCTTTAGGCTCATTGGGCTGATTGATTCATGCAGTAACAATGAAGATTGGTGAGCACAAAATTGAAGACAATGACCGAGGAAGAAATGAGTAAACAGGACAAAAGCTTGTCTTGTTTACTCATTTGTACTTGTCTGAAGTTCAGATTTGCGCTCACTGATGTTTATGATAAGCTTACAAAAAAGTGTCTGGCCATATGGCCAAAGGCAATCGATTTGCTTGACAAAGGGTCATGCACCCACAATATAACAGTACACAATGCAGGGTAACAGCAAACCACAGGATTTAATATCAATATGAAATTTTGAAACCTTTGCATATAACTCAAAGCAACAGGAGTATCAATTACACTTCACAAACAATAAATCAGCAACTGAACACAAAGTTGCGTATAGGCTGATACAGATTCACTGCAAATAGTATGTACAGCAGTAGCAATTTGGAGGTGCACGTTGTTCATCTTTCTTGTTGCCCTCTGTTGCACTAGCAGCACTGACAATCAGATTGTGCATATAATATGAACGTAATATATATGCACAACAAATTCTGAAATTTCAGACAGCATATAAGCAGCACTGAGGGGTAAACAGCACCCAAATGCGCACGATTGATGGTCACGAGGTAACAGCATACACAAGCTGTGTGCACTGGCATCCATTTCATTCTTGAAATTATACCAGTGTACCAAATTTCACTGTTGAAAATAAACATTAGCAAATATGACCATCCCACGTTCTTCACTGAAGGAAATTAAGCGTATGTGCTACTAACGCACTCTTCAGAACACCACTCGATACTCTCATCTCTCAAGTCAGTACTTTGCCCACTTCGGTGCTAAAGCTGATGGGTGCTACTTAGGTTGACGATTAGGTAAATGTTGCCCTTGTACATAACGCCTTGTCAATTGTCTCTTTGCGCGAAACCAACTGCAAGTACACTACGTATACAGGCCAAATTTTTGACGCAAAGAATTCTATAGTATTGTTGTACATACATAGTACAGTGAGTCCTTTCGTTTTGCAACTGCTGTTCGCTAACCACACAACACCCACGACGGCGTCGCTTGACACCGATGCGTTGAGTGCGTGTTGCTTGAAAACAGTCGTACGTGTACACAGCACCAAAGTGCTTTGTGAAGTCAGAACAACTGGCAACAGTTTCGGCAACACCGCTCTTGGCAAATCACTcggcaaacaaacaaaaacgagcGCGTGACATACGGCCTATGTATCTCCCAACAACAAGAACTGAATAACTCGCAAGAGCCGAGTCGGCCGAGTCACATGCGGTCACCTCCGAGAGAACCTTCCGACTGTTTTTAAAGCGGCAGTTTAGACGTGTTCGCTTGCACAACAATGTCCTTGCCTCGATCTATAAAGTAGactgctgaagaaaaaaaaattcgcaataTATATTCTTGTAAAGCTCCGCGACGTGTTCATTCCATCCATCGTTTTACGATAACGCTACGGGAAAGTGAACTGTGAACATGTTCAACGACAAAAATTTGTACTGATACAAGTGCTGGCCATCCTACAAGTTGGTTGTAGGAGTTCTTTGACACTACcagcatagaataaagaccaactttatTCCTACCAGTGCCTCCTCTGTCAGTACCTACCAGCGCAGTGGAAGAATATCGAATAAAGACACAAACTGGAAAACGAAAGCGAAAccattcctttctctatggcgaAACCGACAAATGTCTTACCTTGAGAGTAAGAGCAGAAATCTAGGTTCTTTACTTAAGAGGTGTCTTCCTGAATAAGTACGTTTGAAGCTCTAAAGGAAAGCGGCAGCGATGTTGCGATTCGAACAATCAGCTAATTTAACTCTGGCTAATTGTAAAGTTTTGTCTGTTTGCCGTGGGTGGCACGAAGGTACGAGACGAGGGGTACGAAAACAGTCGCCATGACAACGCTACCGACGCTTTCATTCCGGGCGCCGGCGTTGCTAAGTGGTCAAGGTGTGTCGTGCGTGCGGTGTGCTGTGGTTGTTCAAGCGTTCAAGGTCGCAACGGAACTGCTGATAGCTTCTAGATCTGTTCTTGAGAGGAGTGGAAGATTTTCTTCCGATCGATATCTTTGAGGGCCTTCGTACTGGGCTCGAGCGCACTGCATGCTGCAACCCCGTTATAGCTATCGGCGAACGCAAAGTCTCTCGACCGTAACGTGAGTATCGAGAAAATAAATACTCTCCTTTTGTGTACACAAACGGCAAGTCTGTTAAAGACGTTACAGCCAATGACGCAAGCGGCGAAACGAAGTTCGGACCATACCCTGTCGCCTGACAGTTCCCGTTTTTCCGGTTCTCGTGTATCAGCTAGCGCGCGCCTTTGGTTTCAGCAGGAAAGTGGTGTAGAAGAAAAAGACGAACGCGCGTATTTAGTGTATTCGTATCCTCGTGCGTACCTAACAGGTCCTGAGGCCTTCGCAGGCTGCTACTGACGATCAGCATGCGGTGCACAGTTACGCTCATCGTCTGTGTTGTGTTTCTCCTCTTTTGGCAGGCTGATGGTACACAGCGCATTATCAAAAGGCCGCACAGAATTCCGAGGGCTAAGCATGCAGGTGAGGGTGTTCCGAGAGCACGATTCCATCTGTGGGTCACTTCGTATTTGTACGTTTTTTGCTCGTGTCTTTACCAACGCGGCCCTTAGTGAATTACAGCATATATAATAGATTAAAGTTTAGTTTTTGGTATAGTACGTACGGTAGTTGAACTTAGTGAGGAGGAAAATCGAAAGGAAGAGATGGTCGAGGAGAACGAGCGAAGGTTATTATGTCCTTATCTGACATCAGACTCGCTTCGGCGACTCTGGAAGTTATCCGGGATATATATCTGATTAACTAATTGCTGTTACTTTTAAGTTTTTTCTATAATAGCCGTTTCTAAAGATGTGCgtaacctttccttttctctctctctcttgtctttCTCAGCGCCGGAGATGACTGAAGTGAAGGCTAAGTTCCCAGAAGTGAACTTTGAACAAGTCCGGGAAGTTCTAAAGCATCATGGCAAGAAAGGATCCGTGATTGATGTCCGCGAGCCGCAGGAGCTCATCGATGATGGCAGAGTCGAAGGCTTCATCAACATTCCTTgcaagtttacttttttttttttctcttgttcttCAATATATAGAGATGCATTCTTATTAGATGCGGTCGGTAAACGAAATTCTTCTGATGCACAATTTATATTATTTATTTCTGCTTGTTGCAATCAAGTATATACAATCACAAATGTTCTGCTGATTGGTTTAAAGTTCTGGAAATAATCTGATGTCAATTAATCACAAGATGAGAGTATTGCGATATCATCACTGGACGGTCAAACATGCTTTGGCTTGCCAGCATACCCTCGTTCATAGAGCTATTTTTGTTAATGAGTTGGAAATGAACTTATTATCTTCCACAAAATATGTAGCAATATATGTGATGGAATTAGCATTACAACTGGTGCACACATTTAAATCTCATGCTTCATCGGAATTACCATTTGATGTCTTAAAAATGCTCTTCAAGCATGTAATGTCTGTTCTCATCTGTTTTTCATTCCAAGAATGAATAGTCTTACATaagcttgttttttcttttttttttacatttttttagtTATAAAGACAGCCTTATATTTTAATTATTTAAGTGCAAACGCCTTTGCCATCAGCAAAGACTTGCTAGCAGAATGATGATACGATCAGCTGTCTAAGAAAGAGGAGGGTCCCTCACCACCACCAAACACACATTGTAGCACTTACACTATCGATCTGGCCTCCGCCAcgagacaccctgtataggagTGTGAAGGTCCAGAAGAGGCCAGAAAGAAGCACTGCCCACTGGAAGTGGTCACCTTCGAAGGCTGCTGGAACTCTCACACTGGAGCTTCGCATCTAAGGCTTCCATACTGCGACATACTTGAGCTCCCTTATCCTCTTCCCTCCCTACACATGCAAAGTTTCCGTTCCATTTTAGTATTTTTGTTCTTGGCTCTATCACGTAGCTAAAAAAATGTCCAGCGTCCATTGATACTGCACTTTCTCTTCTCTCCCATCTAGCTGCCTTGTCTTATTCAAATATTTGTAATTCTCGCATTTATGAAAGAAATTACACTGGCCCGGTTAAATACATACCCACGCTTACAAAGAATTCTGACTGTATCTTTAGCTTTTCTCCTGTCCAACACAGTGATGCCAAGCAAAGGCAATAGACTGCTTTTCAAGTTACTGTCCCTCTTCAATGGTTCACATAGACCAGTCCACTCAAGTCAAATGTCCAACAATGTTTCTTCTTTCTCAACCACAAAGGGCCTAAGCTTTTCATGTTACTCAAGGATTCAGAATAAAAGAAACTAAACAGAAATATTATTTCCACTGTATTAGCAAATCATTCCTCCACTATACCAGAAAGGTCGTGTGAAGAGGCTTGGTAATCCAGAAAAGACGGAAAAACAAAAGATGGGTGGTCTGCGCCAAAAGTTCCTGCGCCACACCGTCGTGGATTTTGATGCCGtctgctcaggcctagttaattttttttgtcataaGACTACATTGTGTTCCAAAAGAGCCAAAGCATGTTTCAAGAACTTTTGGTAAGCCACAAAAGCTCTAAGTACGAAAAAGTGCTttgaaatccatgatgtcacacCGACGTATGGCATGGGCGTTTGAGCAGGAAACTTAAGAATGGAACGTTGATGTCATTTTCTCTTCCAATAATCAATCTATCACGCAAAATTAGTGAAAATATtattttgaaagaatactttaccaTTATAAACTTATTTAGTGTTCCTGTTTAGTGCCCCTTAGCCATGTTGAGCATGAACCCTTTTCCTGCTGGCTAATGAATTAGGCATGTCCACAGTATTGCTCTTTTAACGAATGAGGTTAGCGCATTGCCTAACCCGAGCCCCCATTAATACCAAAGAGCAGCATGTGTGTGATATGATTTGAGTCTTTGCTGAGAACATGCATGCACATATTCTCATTTTCTGTCCCATTGTGGAAAGACTCGAGACTGCCAATGCTTCATTCGGGACCCACAGGGCCTTGTAGCGCAACCAACTCTTGCTTGCAGATGCTAAAGATTTGTTTTCGCTGGTATAATGGGAAGTAAATTGTTTTTGAAGTTTTTATCTTTTACTTTCATTTATCATAAAAATATGATTAGACATAATTAAATGCATCAGTATTCTGcctttattgtttgtttgtttgatagAGGAAAGAGTTCCTTATAATATGCTCAAAGCTCTGTACATACAGTAAAATGCCTTCTCACTCATCATTGGCACTGAATGCTGAAGGTATGCATTTCTGAAGGTTAATTGTGCCTTTATGTCTTGTTATCACTCTTTCACTCGAAAGCTTCCTAATTTATAATCAGGAAAgtgctgaaaaaaaataaaaagaaaataaatggaTGAAGTTAAACAGAAAGAGCCGTTTCTGTTTCTTCACTTTGTTAATTTTCTCCTTTTGTTAGCACCAGTTTTCTCAATAAAAATCATGGGCCCACTAACTATCCCGGCAATAAATTCTTCTAAATTTAGGTGTTCTGTCTTTTCAAATGAATTCAATTGCTTTactttgtgtgtgttttttaatttttattactatTGCAGTGAACGATGTGCAGTCAGCATTTGTGATGCACCCTGAAGAATTCAAGATTCATTACAATGTTAACAAGCCCGACCCCAAGAAAGATGTCATCTTTAGCTGTCGCTCTGGAAGAAGGGCAGTGATGGCTGCAGAGAAACTACAGGAACTGGACACCTATCACAAGTGAGCTTAGAGGGCCCCTAGATAGGCTTAAAAATATTGAGTAATCAAGGTGCATTATGCAGAGAAACAAGTCAAGATAATCTTAACGATCTTGACACTGCAAGTCAGCTTGCATTTTAGCAGCATGCATGCCATGCAAATCTCTCTAGCTTCATCGAAATTTTCTCACTCTGACGAGATTGTCAAGTTAGAAGAATCATGAAGTGCAAGCGTATTCCATAGTGTATGCTCGTGAAACTGATTAATTAACGAGCTAACTCTCTAGTGCAACTTTATAATAATATGCAGCATGTATTTATCAGCACGTGCCTGAAAGTAATATATTGAAATGTAGGTGTGCAAATGGTATCAGTATTTTTTTATGCataattttgcatgtttgttacCTACCAAGCAACTGCAGGCCAGTTCTTTGCAGAAATTTGTGTGGCAAAGCATATACCCTACTAAGTGGTAGCATTTGTGACAGAGATCTTTCCAGAATCGGCAACGTACGCCTTAAATGGCCAgaccctcaccaggtctggccattttgagttGACAAGTGCAGTgaatacaatgcgcgctaacgatcgtgtctgctaagtataaCATCCCTACGCACCGCGGAAATAGCTtgaatttcaaaccaaacgccgtttgctcaTCTCCTCGTGGGCGCCATGCTCCCAGCTGGAGAGTCGACATCAATCGCACAAGTGCACCTATGTGCATGGCAGTGCTATGACATCACtcacagtgacacgtgacttcgagaattattcaaggtaACATCAGTTATTTCTTTAATATGTTGCTTCACAGGACGAATTAAactttagagaaataataaaacatacaaactgAATGTTTGCAtgcttttgttttacttcgtaccatagcaagagagatgtacttccgtttcgtctgcttgttcccatgtaGTGCAGTCGCACGTGCAGAGAATGAAACtgtgtcattttctaccgtgttccaacACCGCGATCATGATATTTCATCCTCTCGTGTCTGTCTCAGTGCTTGTGattgtggcactgacttatactgctaatcaggtgttctcgtgcagagtGCACAAGATCATCTGCTGCACAAAatgagacaaacgcaacagctcgtgCACTAGACCatcaccggaagtgcgccactcagcaaaaacgtgagagagagtaaaaaaaaaaaaaatgtggggccCATGACATATTTGTAcacgcgatcctccagctccgATATGGGAGAacacagggaaggaatttcgcttccaAAGGCTAGACAAGGCAACAGaaagagtgtctatgttggcggtgacgctcgcctcatgaaatcatgggtttgcggcgcttcaaatatttctatctctgctaaTAATGATCTAATCTGAAAAATTCGGTAGAACACTGCTTAGGGGGAGGGctcgtaacaacttccagcgtataaccgaaATTCGCTATGTGGTCTGGTGAAGAGCCCTTTAAAGGGATGACAAAGGAAAATATTAATTCAAGCAAGgttgaaagattaggcttctcTAACAATGAATTCATAATTTGTAGAGAGAGCAGAGCTTTTGTAAGCAGGAAAATGATGAGAATGGAAAATCTGAGTGGAGCCACCTGTTGTGGACTA
This genomic stretch from Dermacentor silvarum isolate Dsil-2018 chromosome 2, BIME_Dsil_1.4, whole genome shotgun sequence harbors:
- the LOC119440643 gene encoding rhodanese domain-containing protein CG4456 — protein: MTEVKAKFPEVNFEQVREVLKHHGKKGSVIDVREPQELIDDGRVEGFINIPLNDVQSAFVMHPEEFKIHYNVNKPDPKKDVIFSCRSGRRAVMAAEKLQELDTYHKIKVYPGSFQDWFLHNGEFKQGPLKSPKGTGDAKKKEKNDDSKKEVENESDDSDADD